A section of the Castanea sativa cultivar Marrone di Chiusa Pesio chromosome 12, ASM4071231v1 genome encodes:
- the LOC142618947 gene encoding uncharacterized protein LOC142618947 isoform X2, whose amino-acid sequence MAMAAMARPSSIVMLTVKRQRPRWVFTPLALSLSSSSTSPSRKLILYSKPGCCLCDGLKEKLQAAFLISGPDSLHDVDLQIRDITSNPEWERAYQYEIPVLAKVRSDGTETKKRKKIQIQTFYLMSMMHFKKPRLFLLQHSKT is encoded by the exons ATGGCCATGGCAGCAATGGCAAGACCATCCTCAATTGTAATGCTAACAGTAAAAAGACAAAGACCCAGGTGGGTCTTCACTCCTCTGGCTCTGTCTCTGTCATCTTCTTCCACTTCTCCATCTAGAAAACTCATTCTCTACTCAAAGCCTGGTTGTTGTCTGTGTGATGGCCTCAAAGAAAAACTCCAAGCTGCTTTCTTAATCTCCGGCCCTGATTCCCTTCACGATGTTGATTTACAG ATAAGGGACATCACCAGCAATCCTGAGTGGGAAAGGGCTTACCAGTATGAGATACCTGTGTTGGCCAAAGTGCGTTCTGATGGCACTGAG acaaagaaaagaaagaaaattcaaattcaaactttttatcTAATGTCAATGATGCACTTCAAGAAACCAAGACTCTTCCTACTACAACACTCAAAAACTTGA
- the LOC142618947 gene encoding uncharacterized protein LOC142618947 isoform X1: MAMAAMARPSSIVMLTVKRQRPRWVFTPLALSLSSSSTSPSRKLILYSKPGCCLCDGLKEKLQAAFLISGPDSLHDVDLQIRDITSNPEWERAYQYEIPVLAKVRSDGTETLSTEVSSTVPCKEKVYPNRLKNMNKGNTTQHARSELTGKPYQDYLHVLEWSSFKRR; encoded by the exons ATGGCCATGGCAGCAATGGCAAGACCATCCTCAATTGTAATGCTAACAGTAAAAAGACAAAGACCCAGGTGGGTCTTCACTCCTCTGGCTCTGTCTCTGTCATCTTCTTCCACTTCTCCATCTAGAAAACTCATTCTCTACTCAAAGCCTGGTTGTTGTCTGTGTGATGGCCTCAAAGAAAAACTCCAAGCTGCTTTCTTAATCTCCGGCCCTGATTCCCTTCACGATGTTGATTTACAG ATAAGGGACATCACCAGCAATCCTGAGTGGGAAAGGGCTTACCAGTATGAGATACCTGTGTTGGCCAAAGTGCGTTCTGATGGCACTGAG ACCCTTTCAACTGAAGTATCCTCAACTGTTCCATGCAAGGAGAAAGTTTATCCTAACAGGCTCAAGAACATGAACAAAGGCAACACAACCCAACACGCAAGGAGTGAGTTGACAGG GAAACCCTACCAAGACTATCTCCACGTCTTGGAGTGGAGCTCATTCAAAAGAAGATAG
- the LOC142618947 gene encoding uncharacterized protein LOC142618947 isoform X3, protein MAMAAMARPSSIVMLTVKRQRPRWVFTPLALSLSSSSTSPSRKLILYSKPGCCLCDGLKEKLQAAFLISGPDSLHDVDLQIRDITSNPEWERAYQYEIPVLAKVRSDGTEETLPRLSPRLGVELIQKKIAAALKQ, encoded by the exons ATGGCCATGGCAGCAATGGCAAGACCATCCTCAATTGTAATGCTAACAGTAAAAAGACAAAGACCCAGGTGGGTCTTCACTCCTCTGGCTCTGTCTCTGTCATCTTCTTCCACTTCTCCATCTAGAAAACTCATTCTCTACTCAAAGCCTGGTTGTTGTCTGTGTGATGGCCTCAAAGAAAAACTCCAAGCTGCTTTCTTAATCTCCGGCCCTGATTCCCTTCACGATGTTGATTTACAG ATAAGGGACATCACCAGCAATCCTGAGTGGGAAAGGGCTTACCAGTATGAGATACCTGTGTTGGCCAAAGTGCGTTCTGATGGCACTGAG GAAACCCTACCAAGACTATCTCCACGTCTTGGAGTGGAGCTCATTCAAAAGAAGATAGCAGCTGCTTTGAAACAATAG
- the LOC142619887 gene encoding transmembrane emp24 domain-containing protein p24delta5-like produces the protein MAQNLTSRGRAVCSVLVLVVLVLFLTTNLVPVTEAIWLTIPTSGTKCVSEEIQNHVVVLADYYVVVDEAPQQYRTPTISVKVTSPYGNNLHHVENVTHGQFAFTTTESGSYLACFWLDGEHQEGVGATLNLDWRSGIAARDWDSVAKKQKVEGVELELIKLEGAVQAIHDNLNYLKDREAEMRQVSESTNSKVAWLSIMSLGVCIVVSALQLWHLKTYFRKKKLI, from the exons ATGGCCCAGAATTTGACCTCGCGCGGTCGAGCTGTGTGTTCGGTCTTGGTCTTGGTGGTGTTGGTGTTGTTCTTAACGACAAATCTCGTACCTGTAACAGAAGCGATTTGGTTAACAATTCCGACCTCCGGTACCAAGTGTGTGTCCGAGGAAATCCAGAACCACGTTGTCGTTTTGGCCGATTACTATGTCGTTGTAGACGAAGCGCCTCAACAATACCGTACTCCCACTATCTCTGTCAAG GTGACATCTCCTTATGGTAACAATCTTCACCATGTTGAAAATGTTACCCACGGTCAGTTTGCATTTACAACTACCGAGTCTGGCAGCTACTTGGCTTGTTTCTGGCTTGATGGAGAACATCAAGAAGGTGTAGGTGCAACCCTTAACCTTGATTGGAGATCTGGAATTGCGGCTCGGGATTGGGATTCAGttgcaaagaaacaaaaagtagAG GGTGTTGAACTTGAGCTGATAAAACTAGAAGGAGCAGTGCAAGCCATCCATGATAATCTCAACTACCTGAAGGACag GGAAGCAGAGATGAGGCAAGTCAGTGAATCAACCAACTCTAAAGTTGCATGGCTCAGTATAATGTCCCTTGGAGTCTGCATCGTGGTTTCAGCGTTGCAGTTGTGGCACTTGAAAACCTACTTTCGAAAGAAGAAGCTTATATAG